The nucleotide window TGGCAGGAAATATTCGAATTAGAGCAGGAGGGTGCTGGCGCGGTTGACGTTTAAGCTAGCAGACCAGCAGATCGCTAAACTGATTGTGAATAAGATCAGAGAACTGAACCTAAACCTTAGACTCATGCACGTCTGCGGCACCCACCAAGACACACTCGTCAAGAACGGCCTAGACACGCTCTTAGCGGAGTGTAATGTTGAGATGAGGCAAGGACCGGGGTGCCCGGTCTGCGTAACACCACCAAGAGAGTTTGAGGAAGCTAAGACTTTAGCCAGAAGAGGGTTTACCGTGGCTGTGTATGGTGATGTGTTAAGGGTTCCTGTGGAAGGAGGCTCGCTAGCAGACCTCAAAGCAGAGGGCTGTGACGTACGTGTGGTGTATGGTGTAGAGGATGCGCTTAAGATCGCTAAAGAAATCAGCAAGCCTCTGGTCTTTATGGCTATAGGCTTCGAAACAACCGCTCCAAGCACGGCTTCCGTGCTTCTTAACGACCCCCCTAGGAACTTTTATGTGCTCTGCTGCCACCGCTATGTGCCACCTGCACTAGACGCGCTTCTCGGGCTCGGTGAGATGAAGATCGACGGGCTAATAGAGCCGGGGCACGTAAGCACGATAATAGGTCTCAAACCCTATGAGCCCCTTTCTCAGAAGTATCATATACCTCAAGTCATCTCTGGGTTTGAGCCGCTGGATATGTTGGTTGCTGTGCTGATGATAGCAAGGCAGGTCAAGAAGGGTGAGGCGAAGGTTGAGAACGAGTATACTCGTGTGGTGAGATACGAGGGGAATACGAAGGCGCTGAAGATCTTGGGCGATGTCTTCGAGCCCTCAGACTCTGTTTGGCGTGGCTTAGGTCTGATAAGGGGCTCTGGTATGAAGATTA belongs to Nitrososphaerota archaeon and includes:
- the hypD gene encoding hydrogenase formation protein HypD, whose translation is MTFKLADQQIAKLIVNKIRELNLNLRLMHVCGTHQDTLVKNGLDTLLAECNVEMRQGPGCPVCVTPPREFEEAKTLARRGFTVAVYGDVLRVPVEGGSLADLKAEGCDVRVVYGVEDALKIAKEISKPLVFMAIGFETTAPSTASVLLNDPPRNFYVLCCHRYVPPALDALLGLGEMKIDGLIEPGHVSTIIGLKPYEPLSQKYHIPQVISGFEPLDMLVAVLMIARQVKKGEAKVENEYTRVVRYEGNTKALKILGDVFEPSDSVWRGLGLIRGSGMKIRRRFEEHDARKVFEDELKILDSVEFKEPPGCRCSEVIRGLIYPQECALFGKACTPTRPVGPCMVSIEGSCNIEYKYGRLTLKFASNRS